Genomic DNA from Anthonomus grandis grandis chromosome 2, icAntGran1.3, whole genome shotgun sequence:
aaatttctagaataaaataaaatctgaatTAAATTCTTGGAAGACAAAAAATTACGACGAATGGCTGGAAAGTATACATAAAGTTTcagaaaattaattcaattcatggaataaaatttaaaacgtccTCAATAGcctaaaaaccataaaaaacaaatgttttcaAATCCTGGATAATAAATGTATGTCAacaatgcctggaaaatatacaAAAGGTTTCAGAAAAATGGATAATAATTTCATATCCTTGACGTATGTGcaacaaataatattaacaaaataaatagtaaagcctaaaaatatgaaaaattaatttaaattccaatcgtaaaacgaataattatctaaaattcatgaaaaacacaaacaaagacgacaaatgcctggaataaaaagaaagaaaatgtccTGAAAGACTTTTAAGAATGACGTCAAATAGCAGATATTGCAAATTCAATACATGCAAATAAGGTCAAATGGTTGGACTAcctgaaaaacataaaaagtgaCTCTAAGTCAAATACTCTTAAAATCAAATTACTCAATAGAATATTCCTGATACATTTtgtgacataaaaaaaatctgataaaGAATGTTTAGGGTCGAAATGGGCCTTTTCAGGAAGGTTTTCTGGcgtatattatatgtataatcAATAAATCCAGTTATGGTCCTTAAAATGtcgaattatagataaaaatcttattttagaGGAGGATGTTACAAGTTGTAGATGTTTCTGTTCTAAATAAAATAGCTACAGCATCTAAAAACATACCAGAGATTTACAGGGTAAGTCATTAAGATTGCATGAAaatttaagggcgtattccttgggtcaaaatattcaaaaaacctATAAACCTAATTCCGAAAATACTTGACCATATGAAATTAGGTATAGGGAGGTTTTCTAagattctaaatttaaaattttttgatagttttggtGTAACTGATAGAGAGCGCCACGTATTacattttgagtttttaaatacaataatggaaacaaccattttttatttattcaatttaattcttataaaagCAAATGTTTTTACAAAAGGGAAAAGTGATTAACATGACGTAAAATACAAACTAGGAGTAgaggttataaaattttttgaaaagtttgcCTTTCAAGTTCAATACAAGCACCTACCTTAGGAACCATTGATTGCCGCACTCGTGCAAAAATGCTTGTTGCGCAACTTGCGACTATCCTGTTTCTCAACTCTTCAACAGTTTTAATTAGAGTAGTATAATCTAATTGTTTTAGGTAACATCAGCAAAAAAAGTCTAATGagtttaaatcaaaaaaaataaaagtaaagtaatagttttaataaaaaattaagttgaatgcctgaaataaagtaaataattacGTGTAAAAAAAGCGCCTACAAAATTATGAATATAACGTTCTAAAACCTTAAACTAAAGGCTTGGAAGAAATACAAAATCGCCTGAGAAGTTATGCGAAAAgctaatgttaaaaaaattacatgaaattTCCGGAAAACTCATTGAAatttatagaataaaataaaaaattcttggaAGACAAAATATTACGACGAATGCCTGAAAATTTAATTCCTGGAAAATTCGACTTCTAGAATACAATTTAAAACGTTCCCAATAGCGTGAAAAccacaaaaaactattttcaaatcctggataataaatttatgtcaaaaatgcttggaaaatataCAAAAGGTTTCAGaactggaataaaatgaaatgaaTTTGAAGTCACTGGAAAGCAAATAAAAAGACACTCAACGCCTGGAAcaaaatggataatttttatttcatattcttAAAGTATGTACAACaaagaatataaacaaaacaagtAGTAAAgcatgaaaatatgaaaaattaattcaaattccaAGCGTAAAACGAATAATTATCTGAAATCCGtggaaaaaacaaacaaaagcgacaaatgccttaaataaaaagaaaaattcctggaaaatcTTTAAGAATGACATCAAATGGTtgggataaaattaaaaaaaattccgactgcctggaaaacataaaaagtgaCTCTAAGTCaagtactaaaattaaattactcaaTAGAACATTCCCGAGATGTTTTATGACATAAAAAGAATCTGATAAAGAATGTTTAAGATCGAAATGGGCCTCTTTGGGAGAGGGTTTTTGGCGTATATTATAGGTATAATCAATAAATCCCGTTATGGTCCTTGggtaaaaatattcaaaaaacttattataaacCTATGTCCAAATATGCTTCCCTGCGGAGATACAGGacggtaaaattttaatttcatttttaatttttcttaataatttgaaaGTAAACGAGAATAGCCATATGACGGTTTTCTAaggtgcaaaatttaaattttttgataggTTTGGTGTCACTTATAAAGGGCGCCACGTATTacattttgagtttttaaatacaaccattttatttattcaatttaattcttataaaatcaaaggtttttacaaaagaaaaaagtgaTTAACATGACGTAAAACACAAACTAGGAGTAGaggttataaaatttgttaaaaaatttgccCTTCAACTTCAATATAAGCACCTACCTTACGAACCATTGATTGCCGCACTCGTTTAAAAATGCTTCTTGCGAAACTTGCGCAACCTCTTTCTTAACTcttcaacattttcaattttagtagTATAACctaattgttttatattatacTAAGAGGAAAAAGTCTAATAAGTTTAAATCAGGAGATCGCGGAGGCTACGGTTGTGGACCTCTGCGGCCTATCTAAATATTCTTAAGCAATTAAGCTAAAGTATGATggagcaccatcgtgcataaagTAAATTTGATATCTTAGCTCAATAGAGACTTCTAATAATGCAGGCAGTTTCTCCTCGAGAAAATGTCGATAAACTTCTCCAGTTATTCGTTCTGgcaaaaaaaatggaccaatCAAATTATCTCCAATAATTCCCACCTATACATTAACTGAAAGTTGTTGCTGGTGCCGACTTTCAATAATTCCATGCGGATTTCTCATGTCCAGATGTGATTATTGTGAAAATTCATAATTACGTTTTTGAGCAAGTTGCTTCAGTTGTGAAAAGTATTCTTACCACGAACTGAGGATTTTCTCCTATTTTTTGTCGTAACCATGCGAGTCTTTGAGGAAAATCACCTCGTAAAAGTGCTTGCACTCGCTGTAAATGATACGGATACAAGAGTTTCCTCTTCACTATTCTGGAGATTGTCAATTGATTAATATTTAGTATCGTAgcaatttttttgtacttgttgTAAGGTCTTCCTCAATTTGATTTAAAACTGCCTCTTCCACAGTTGCACCTGTACGAGGTCGTTCATTGTTAGTGGTCAATTTCTTGAAACTCCCATTTTTACCGAGTCGCTGATGGAGGCGAATAAACATTTGACTATGTGAAATAGCACGTATCGGGAATCTTTCTTCGTAAATTTTCTCTGTTAGTCTAACTCATTTTATTCACATTATAGAAAAGTACCTGTGAACTTCAAGATAGGTATGGGTCACCTACTAGCATTTAACAAACTAATATGTTATTTACTTGAAATTATTACAatattcgttttcgagaaaattagaaaaatctttgtttatcttaatttgttcagatagaaaacaaaaacatgaaaatatcagtttttatttcaataagtgtttaaaatggtgcccgttagggtttgccaaatctacaattcatttataattgaaaacgaaactaccaacataaacaataattcaaaataatcatacATTACTCTCAAAGAGATTTAAGTATATGACCAAAGGGgggaaaaaagtaaactcaaagtccaagtctcataaatcaacGTCTATTAAAAGTTACgtgtttcgccgcattagggcctCATCAGACCTAAtgattgtttggccaaaaacgggcaacattttgaacacttattgaaataaaaacgaagatatttttacgtttttgttttctatttgaacaaattaagataaacaaagatttttctaattttctcgaaaacgaatcgagctatttaaaaaaatcaaacgtcaaaataaaagatttcgaaagaccttttaaataagctattactcgatatcccttgccatttaaaatttttaaggggatgaccctgggggcagagggtgaagtaattttaggttagaaagttgtcccccttgacaaaccttttgacgtatttcggcgttttttttttaaacagtggttttcgataaatccgtggtggaaagttttcaaatgaacaccctgtatgtaggTTTAGAGGAAGTTTTTTTATGGATGTTTTGACCCAAGGAATACgcctttaaattttcttgcaaTATTAATGACTTTACCTGTATATATAATACTGCATCgatataattgaattttttcagcattCTTGCATCAAAAtggttttgctttaaaagtgaAATACTTAGACCTTCCGGCCTCATCTTTACCAAATAACATCTGGTATTTCACTAGAAATCCggttaaaaagaaattagaaaattttcaatagtgACGGGAAACTGACTTTTCGTCACTAAAGGCTACTTAGGTCAATAGTGcctgtaattataatttttatattatggcaTGGTCCAGTAACAAACTCCATTAATACCCGAATGATTAATGGAAAATGTGTGCTGGatcataaaaaaatgcttatcttAATTAACCTAACGAAACTTTATTTCAGCGTTGGCATTTTGCGATTGGTCGAACACCCAAAAGATCCGTCGGGATATGCTGAAAGCCCACACGTTCCCCAGGGCTTTTACCAACAAATACCTAACGTTAGATACCCTGATAGCCAGAGAAACTAGGGATTTAGTACAGAAATTAGGCGATAATCCGTCAGCTAAACTGAAACCACTATTATTGGCCAAATGTGCCAATATATTCTTAAACCATTTCTGCTCGGAGAATTTCGATTCACAAAGCGGCGAGTTCGCGAAAATGGTGCAGAATTTCGACGAGGTGTTTTACGAAGTGAACCAGGGGTACGCGGCCGATTTTTTGCCGTTTCTATTGCGGTTTCAGCAGAAAAACTTACGGGTGAGtcactttgttttatttttatttatttttttgcatcaGACGGGTTTCCTGTCTGCACCTGCTTACCAAACGTAGGATTtacaatttagattttaaatgacgttaagtatctataaaaataggaaatttataCAGTTATGTATAGAATGGGAGTTTTTTCTATGCAGAGAATGATTTGCAGTGAGAAATATGGggatttattcataaattacTGGGTAGTTAAAGAATTTAGAAATATAAGATATTTCGGCTTAGACCTGAAGTTTTGTTGATTGATTGAAccgtttaaaaattattaaaaaagtgaaaaaattgtattttatttttgttatttatcaaCAAAAGGTTTTGGCCAGCGccaattacaaaataattatttatttattattacatgcTAATAGCTACAAACCCAATACAAAGCAGGCTAAAGAAAAACAgaacttaaaactaagaaaatatataataattcatATAAATCCACTGACATACCATGTCCACTGCGCCGcaaaacatacttaaattagaATTATCACATAATAAGACCGCATGATAAGAGCATACAtatgtatacatacatatatatagaTGCATCAAAGAGTGAAAAAGGCAATGGAGCTGCAATATACATCCCTGATTTAGACATTCAATACCaatttaaaattgacaaaaattgtaGCATATTTACTTCTGAGACAATTGCCATTAGAAAGGGCACTTAAACTTGCCTTACAAGACagtaacaaaaactttttttttgtttcgattAAAGCTGAATGgaaaatttgaacatttttaaaaatcggcctgttcaaaaaaatatatttttcctcgcgtaaataagtagaaaaaaaagaaaaatataattttcataaaaattatgcGTGTTAGAGATTTTGGACAATTTAtgaaatgttaattaaaaaaatatacaattttttcaaatgttccTTTCAGACATAACATGAAACAGATTGTTCACATTTgtccaaaaaacaaataaaaataatgcaattttttttgttttgatagaAGCtggatataaaaattaatacaaaaagaaaaaaacatacatatatttaaatacttaaaaatataaaattcaggTCACAAATCaaagggttaaaaaaaaacacctttaagtcacatttcacttaaaaaaacatttttttaattcaaattcaaaagttCGTTCGACTTCCTAAACGcgacatttttttgaaatcaaattaaaaaaaaaacacacactaAATTTCCCAATtacaacatatattttttttaatgtagagaATGAACGTGCTAACCCAAGAAATAAGAGAATTCATCCATAACCAAGTAATCAAAGACAAATTCGAGACGTTTAATCCAGACGTAGAACCAAAAGACTATCTGGAAAGCTTGATAGGCCACGTGAAACgagaacaacaaaaaaacaaagaacAACCAGCCTTGGATTGGGAAATGGCCTTGTTTGCCCTTGAAGACATCATAGGTAAGTCTTAAAAATCATTATGTCTCTTAAAATACTTACTGGTTTTCTTACCCAGGTGGTCATTCAGCAGTTGGGAACTTCCTAATGAAACTCTTCGGATACCTGGTGACCGAACAGGACGTACAAAAGAAAATCCAGCAAGAGATCGAGCAAGCTGTAGGTTCAGAGAGGGATATCAGCATATGTGACAGAAATCAGCTGGTTTATACTGAAGCTGTTATCTATGAAGCTATCAGGTTAATAGCTTCGCCTATTGTCCCTAGGGTGGCCAATCAGAGTAGTTCGATTAATggtaagtaataataaaataagtgatcttaaaataaattgaaaagcAAAAGGCAACTGAGAGGGACACAGATGTGAAAAGAATGGGGGCGGAAGGGGTGAAAAGGGAGCAAAATTTACTTCCTGAatcataaatttgtttaaaaatggtATCAATTGCCTTAGTTGGATCTAACATGGCCTTTGGAGTCAAAAAGGATTTTGATCTTTTGGGAATATACCTGCGCTAAACCATACTTATAAGACGTTAcagattaaataattttaataattattatagaatcATAGAGGTTGTTTTGTAACAAAGGCAGGTACAAGGGCACATGCGaattttataagatttaatataaaattctaGTAAACTGTAAGACCTATATGGAAGATTATATAAGGATGAGATGGTCGgacaaaattaatacattttaaataactgCTTAATTTTGTATCTACTTTTATATTGTGTAGAcaatgaaaatcaaaataaataaaatattgtttgaaCTTGATctagtttaaaaaatctttgcAAAATTTACTGTTaaggtaatttatttattaatttaattggattttttttaaatattttttatagaatttattaaaaaatttataaaaaagaaaaattattaggccaattttcaaaaattttgttaaaaatgcttatgagtttttttttttaaaaatatgtaattttgtaattttttgttgtaatgAGGAAATTTCTAGTGAATCTAtagaatttttgttaaaaaataggtatgttttttttcagaaaaatttattttccatattttgctataaatgtaTGGTTAGataattagataatttttaatttatataataataattaatttttcgacaTATATGACAATTGACGTTTTAactaaacacaaaataaaaaatattttatttatttagacatgtctttcaaaaaaagtctcttgaattattaataataatattaataaaaaagtttatttagcataatagctacatacataacaataattataattataatataaagcagTACTAAAGAtgccttaatttgtaaataaagcctcgtcagtaaaaaggacatattttggaaattaaggttcttctgtacaccggtcaagaaaccactggcaaaaattcacgcggggcataaaatcattgggtcctaatgattgcacctcttgcaggtggtagggccgaagaagctgttcattaacaacgttccataccctacTGAGCAATgagcaaatacatttttttcaaatttttaaccatttctaatcatttttatcattcataaattttgaaaaaccatcttatcaaaaaaaaaatgtatagtacCCTAAAAATGTGTGTATAACAAAATTGTGATAtgtcaaagggtaactaaaataactccactgcaagtatggactacttcttcaaaaTTGTGATAATTTAAGAGTTTGCAAGTATAAGTAACTGTAAAAAGCCATAAATAAGGATCTGGAACTGATATTTGATTggatatgttttaataatttatgtctAAATGCGTCTAAATCTATACGGTCTGtttatttggtaaaaaacaaaaattactgaatattgttctaaatattattaatgtaatgGCGAGAAAATTGTAATCAAAGTAGCATTAAACATTTGAGGGTAATCTTGACCCTCAAatgtttaataaacatttacaatGATGCAGATTATATTATGAGGAAATACTCGAAAAAATAGGTTGTATATGTAGAATAAGTAAATATCTAACATCATATACAAAACATCTGCTGTATAATAACCCCACTTGGAATTCTTTTTGAAGTTGTTATAAAATTTGCAGAACTACAAAATTCAAGACTTTCAAAAGATTCAATACACAGCTATGAGAACAATTCTGAACAGTGATAGATATACATCGATAGACAATGTGTtcaatgttttaaatatgttttctgttaaacaaaagattttatttaatatttttacgcttgtttttaaaattaaaaataatttgttttcaagTTAAGTATTTAAAGATATACATAGCTATAACACTAGAAATAGAAACGATTTAATCTGATGGAAAAACGTAAAACCAATAAATTATGACCCTTTTACGCTAAAAAGAGCTCATACGttttttgtaacatttattttctatcaaaaaaaatCCTTCCTAACGCCCAATTTTCCcgcaaaaataagaaaatttatagtctagtaaaaaaaaaattttctgtatGAGATTTTcattgtaagaaaatgtaa
This window encodes:
- the LOC126748654 gene encoding cytochrome P450 307a1-like — translated: MISYFTILLLIVILFIVMGAVVLEHLLNKPTKTSAMEEGLKEPPKPMKFPIIGHLHLMAGYEVPYQAFTSLGKKFGGIVKLQLGNVHCVVVNEQKNIREALITKGHHFDSRPNFERYQRLFSGNKENSLAFCDWSNTQKIRRDMLKAHTFPRAFTNKYLTLDTLIARETRDLVQKLGDNPSAKLKPLLLAKCANIFLNHFCSENFDSQSGEFAKMVQNFDEVFYEVNQGYAADFLPFLLRFQQKNLRRMNVLTQEIREFIHNQVIKDKFETFNPDVEPKDYLESLIGHVKREQQKNKEQPALDWEMALFALEDIIGGHSAVGNFLMKLFGYLVTEQDVQKKIQQEIEQAVGSERDISICDRNQLVYTEAVIYEAIRLIASPIVPRVANQSSSINGYRIEKGTVLFLNNYDLSMSEDLWTSPEKFMPERFIKNGALFKPEHFLPFGGGRRSCMGYKLVQLVSFGILAATMQNFTLKPVEGECYKVPVGSLALDREGFKIRFERR